A region from the Acanthopagrus latus isolate v.2019 chromosome 8, fAcaLat1.1, whole genome shotgun sequence genome encodes:
- the fgd4a gene encoding FYVE, RhoGEF and PH domain-containing protein 4a has protein sequence MDWLVARYRRSRLRHIASDTGLTMKRRRKYWFWSRKGKNAKMCLLCCYERKEKPVYFQSKKTEEACVAVKIEHSRALGSSTAHQRRDPPSVQACLNRANGGTTNRSRGGVNGTGPGNRPPLLSKPQVPPKPSHLQSPVTELTSPLGRLQKPSLRPAMEDGGGGGGGRGRGVVSTDKKHSKVSDLISRFEENSNTETKRDSSPLKQISKSNNCSPAHRAHQKQSETVGTQENDSSVPAAPQDAHKPASNGVVAQMEQDKEKEERNSASVRIETAELVNGDMGDGSAEQSDDHSPPHTDRTGREIHTKNEDSGTESEHRNGEGSTDQKETNEQKLFKIASELLHTEKAYVARLNLLDQVFCLKLMEEANKGTFPVEVVKNIFSNISSIHTFHSQFLLPDLEKRMGEWASTPRIGDILQKLTPFLKMYAEYVKNFDKAMELLKQWTDRSPQFKAIIQEIQSQEACGFLTLQHHMLEPVQRVPRYEMLLKDYLKKLPEDDSDRRDAEKSLEIIATAATHSNSAIRKSENLKKLIEIYEMLGEEEDIVNPSNEFIKEGQILKLAARNTSAMERYLFLFNNMLLYCVPKFSLGGAKYTVRTRIGIDGMKVLETINEDYPHTFQVSGKERTLELQASSEQDKADWIKAFQATIEIFQQKNESFKNALKDVEEVSNAELGKRAPRWIRDNEVTMCMKCKEPFNALTRRRHHCRACGYVVCWKCSDNKVALEYDNNKTNKVCRDCFLILTGERVAEGKKKGILEIEAAQFSGSSIMCGFLQYCEKNKPWQKVWCVIPEKECLVLYLYGAPQDVKAQSSIPLLGYTVDDSARPTDGQATFRLSQSKSIHNFAAESEELKQRWLKVIRVAVTGEVPECPPTNGSNATLTDNNNTQEAGTDSS, from the exons CTCTAGGCAGCAGCACGGCGCACCAGCGCCGCGATCCACCCAGTGTGCAGGCGTGTCTGAATCGGGCGAACGGTGGGACGACTAACAGGAGCAGGGGAGGCGTCAATGGAACAGGCCCTGGCAACAGGCCGCCCTTGCTGTCTAAACCACAAG TGCCTCCAAAACCATCACATCTCCAGAGCCCGGTGACGGAGCTCACGTCCCCACTGGGCCGCTTACAGAAACCATCGCTTAGACCGGCTatggaggacggaggaggaggaggagggggaagaggaagaggggttGTGAGCACGGACAAGAAACACTCCAAAGTGTCAGACCTTATCAGCCGCTTCGAGGAGAACAG CAACACAGAGACCAAGAGAGACAGCTCGCCGCTGAAACAGATCAGCAAGTCAAACAACTGCAGCCCAGCTCACCGCGCACACCAGAAGCAGAGCGAGACCGTGGGGACTCAGGAGAACGACTCCTCCGTACCAGCTGCGCCGCAGGATGCTCACAAGCCGGCGTCTAACGGGGTGGTAGCCCAGATGGAGCAGgacaaggagaaggaggagaggaacagtGCGAGCGTGAGGATAGAGACTGCCGAGCTGGTGAACGGAGATATGGGGGACGGGAGTGCAGAACAGAGCGATGATCattcacctccacacacagacaggactGGTAGAGAAATCCATACTAAGAACGAGGACAGTGGAACAGAAAGTGAGCACAGGAACGGAGAAGGGAGCACAGACCAGAAG GAGACAAATGAACAGAAGCTGTTTAAGATCGCCAGCGAGCTCTTGCACACAGAGAAGGCCTACGTGGCGAGACTTAATCTGCTGGACCAG GTGTTCTGTCTTAAGCTAATGGAGGAGGCAAATAAAGGGACGTTCCCTGTGGAGGTGGTGAAGAACATCTTCTCCAACATCTCCTCCATCCACACCTTCCACAGCCAGTTTCTGCTTCCGGACCTGGAGAAACGCATGGGAGAATG GGCGTCCACGCCTCGCATCGGAGACATCCTGCAGAAACTCACACCCTTCCTCAAGATGTACGCAGAGTACGTGAAGAATTTCGACAAGGCCATGGAGCTGCTGAAACAGTGGACGGATCGTTCGCCTCAATTCAAGGCCATCATTCAGGAGATACAG AGTCAAGAGGCCTGTGGCTTCCTGACACTTCAGCATCACATGCTCGAGCCCGTGCAGAGAGTCCCTCGCTACGAGATGCTGCTCAAAGACTATCTGAAGAAGCTGCCTGAGGACGACTCCGACCGACGAGATGCAGAGA AATCGTTAGAAATCATCGCCACAGCCGCTACTCACTCAAACAGCGCCATACGGAAATCT GAGAATCTGAAGAAGCTGATAGAGATATACGAGATGCTgggcgaggaggaggacatCGTTAACCCCTCCAACGAGTTCATCAAGGAGGGCCAAATCCTGAAGCTGGCAGCCAGGAACACGTCAGCCATGGAGCGGTACCTCTTCCTG TTCAACAACATGCTGCTGTACTGCGTGCCCAAATTCAGTCTGGGGGGGGCGAAGTACACCGTCCGGACGCGGATTGGCATCGACGGCATGAAGGTCCTGGAGACGATCAATGAGGATTACCCTCACACTTTCCAGGTGTCGGGGAAGGAGAGGACGCTGGAGCTACAGGCCAG CTCAGAGCAAGACAAGGCAGACTGGATTAag GCTTTCCAGGCAACCATTGAGATTTTCCAACAAAAGAATGAATCATTCAAAAACGCCTTGAAAGACGTGGAGGAAGTGTCT AACGCTGAGCTGGGGAAGCGTGCCCCTCGCTGGATCCGCGACAACGAAGTGACGATGTGTATGAAGTGTAAAGAGCCTTTCAACGCCCTGACACGGCGGAGACACCACTGCAGAGCCTGCGGCTAC GTGGTGTGCTGGAAGTGTTCAGACAATAAGGTGGCGCTGGAATATGacaacaacaagacaaacaaagtcTGCAGAGACTGCTTCTTGATCCTGACAGGAGAAAGGGTAGCTGAGGGCAAAAAGAAGGGCATCCTAGAG ATCGAGGCGGCTCAGTTCTCAGGCAGCAGCATCATGTGTGGCTTCCTGCAGTACTGTGAGAAGAACAAGCCTTGGCAGAAGGTGTGGTGCGTCATCCCCGAGAAGGAGTGCCTGGTGCTCTATCTCTACGGCGCTCCGCAG GACGTGAAGGCCCAGTCTAGCATCCCCCTCCTGGGCTACACTGTGGATGACAGCGCCCGGCCCACAGACGGTCAGGCAACCTTCCGCCTCTCGCAGTCCAAGTCCATCCACAATTTTGCTGCTGAAAGTGAGGAGCTCAAGCAGCGCTGGCTGAAGGTGATCCGGGTGGCAGTGACGGGGGAGGTGCCCGAATGCCCCCCGACCAACGGCAGCAATGCCACCCTGacggacaacaacaacacacaggagGCGGGCACTGATAGCTCATAA